GTGTCTCCAACGACAAGTCATTAGCCAGTTccacagcagcagcagctgGTGGTGAATACTTTCTAGTAGCCACACAAAGCAATCCATTGCGTAAAGACCGTGATGACAGTCTTGACAGTCTGCATCCTATAGTAGTTGCAGTTCTCCCCAGCATCTTGACAAattattctttctttgtaaGTCTATATGAAGATAGGTACCTTTTGAAACCCCGAAATAAAACTCAAAAACTGATTATGATAGACCTCTTAATGTTTAAATGCGTTTAGTCATCAATCATTGATTAAAAGGTCTGGTTTGGAAGAGGCGGActcttttttcaccttgGAACGGGTAACAAAGCGACCGTTGACAGCTTGAATACACTAAATAGCACCCATATAATGCCAAAGATGGGCCATTGCTAGCGTCCGAATCGTCCTGAGAGCATCAATTGGACTGTTGTAGTGGTTAGAGAACTAGTGCGATGGACTCTGGGGGTTTTTTTGTGTCTTTGTTGAGTGGTGCAGCTGCCGGTACGTCGACAGATCTAGTATTCTTCCCCATTGATACTTTAAAGACGAGATTACAGGCTAAAGGTGGGTTTTTCGCTAATGGCGGTTACCGTGGTGTTTATAGAGGTTTGGGGAGTGCTGTTGTGGCATCTGCTCCCGGTGCTTCGTTATTCTTTGTGAGTTATGATTATATGAAATCTACGTTGAAGCCCAAATTTCAACGGTTACTGCCCAGTGCATCAGACCAGTTCATCGACACTACTGTGCAGATGTGCTCTTCGACTATTGGTGAGATCTCAGCCTGTATGGTTCGTGTGCCTTCCGAGGTGATTAAGCAACGTACCCAGACGCATGCCTCGCATTCGTCGTGGCAGACCCTCAAGGTTATACTCAGAAATGAGAACGGCGAAGGGATTCGTAAGAATTTATATCGTGGCTGGTCTACGACAATCATGCGAGAGATTCCTTTCACCTGTATACAGTTCCCGCTGTACGAGTtcttaaagaaaaaatggGCCCAATTCGATGGCGTTGAGAAAGTGGCACCTTGGAGTGGTGCAGTGTGTGGTTCCATTGCAGGTGGTATTGCCGCTGCGGCAACAACTCCGCTGGATGTGCTTAAGACTAGATTAATGTTGAGTGACAGATCAGTACCTGTTTGGCAACTGGCCAAGGACATTTATAAGGAGGAAggcttcaaagtcttcCTCAACGGTATTGGACCCCGAACCATGTGGATAAGTGCTGGAGGTGCGATCTTCCTAGGTATGTACGAAACTGTCCATGCTTTGTTGACTTTTCGTGGTGATAAACCCTTGTAAATACTGTTTATAGTACTTTTTCAAGACGATCGACTACTTACCACAACCTTCTTACCGACTCTTCTTTTACGTGCATATTTCATGATGAATGTATCTATTTTCAGACCTTTGGTGTTCAGTTCCTCTACAAACGGCTCAAATGCGTCTAAGTCCCATTGGGATTGTAATTTAAAAAGCATCTTGAACCTGTCCTTTGTTTCCATCGGCAGAGTATCTTTGGACACGTATTGGATGTTCCCCTTGACCGGCTGGAAATACCAACCTTTTAACATTTGAATGTCAATGTCGAAAGGTGCGAAAGGCGGGAATGTCGATTTCCATTTaatcaaaaactcttctaGAGGTAGACTATGCGAAGAGGCAAATTTTTGTAAAGCTCGTAATCCATACCATCCAGCTACCTGAGACTTGTTCAGTTTATACGTCTGGTCATCGTTTCGAGCGCCAAATTTGGCCAGAACTGTCTCCACAACCTCTTGCACGTATGGGTTTCTTCCCTTTTCCATATCTTTACCAACAGCTTCATACGCCTCACGAGGATGGAGTCTCTCAAAGTCCAGAGACTCAGCTAACACACTCATCAGTGTTACATGCAATGCATTAGTCATAAACTCTCTAGAGAGAATGCATGGGAACCCATTGATCTCACAACCGCCCAAGTAATTCCATCGCAGTCTGCTTTCCATTTCTGATGATGGAGAGTTGTCcaagagatctttcaatgtCCTGcatttgatcttggatTCGTCGGCTGGGAATTCTAGTTCACCGCCATACACTGGAATAAGGTCAAGATTAACCCTCCCTGGCGTTAAGCGAGTCTCGTATTCGTAAGTCGTCCTACAGAACCCCAGCAAGTCTCCCGTAGGTCTAGGCATTCCAAATAGTGACCCATCGTCCACATATAGTTGAGCTTCCGGTATGAACTCGCGCATTAACATTACCGTATTCGAATGATTCTTCTGCTTTATCAACCACGTCTTGTCCCTCGAGCATATCACAACATCGGATTTCTCATCATCTAGGGCCTTAAACTCTAACTGTGATTCAGATGGATGTCGTTGCAACGCCTCCAGAAGATCAGGCGTGAGTTGCACCAATTTATAGGATGAGTCGCATGCCACTTTAGAATATAGATTCTTCGACATTTTAGCACTAACAGCCCTCAAAGCGACACAGTTGAAGCCCGCTAAATTCTGTTCATCGACctacttcatcaattcgtgttatttttcaaatttcaagatcgCCGGATTACCAAAACTGGATAAAAGATAAACAGAGAGGCCTTCTCActtcaaatccaagaaTTGTCGAtgcaatttgaagactcCAGATTGCTTGAGTGAGGCTTGATCAAACGGTCGACTAATCTAGTGATTGAGAGAGGAAAGAAAGGTTGCTGGCTTGCTGATGACAGAAGTAGACTTATCGTCCTTATGCTCTGCTACTCCGAAAGATGCCGTGAAGCTTCATGGAGAATCGATGAAGGTAAGATTATTTGAGAACCTTCTCGAGCGACATATCAAGAATAGGCAGTGGCTCAAGGATAGAACTGGAGAAGAATGGGTTGAGAAGGTTTTCAAGGAGGCAGCATTTTATGAAGGCGTGGATGAGTTGATCTGGggtcaattcttcatctgtgTCTACAAAGACCCCCAAAGTACGAAACTCAGTGCACTTATTATTGATAAGTTTGGGTTATCCCACTTTAATCCTGTGGATATATCACCAAAGTCGCAGTTTTACCCAGcgattgaaaatttggacCCAAAAGAACGGAAATCAAACGTTAGGAAATGTATTGCTGTATCTCTGCTACAAAAATACGCTCAACTGCCTGATGGATGCATTCATCGCATTCAACCCAACGGCTTAAAGTTTGATTATGATCCTACACATGCTGGTGACTTGGCCAGCGCATGCAAACTCGTCGACTTTTGTACCCCAGAGAATGCTGGAAAAAGTATCAAATCTCTAGGTATTCTGGGCAGGAGACATGTTCAATCGTCGCTCTTAGATGTTGTTTACGAAAGTAACTCTAACAATTCAGAAGAGAACAATCGCATGGTCTTCAATTTGGGGGAACAATTAGAACAACTGTTTGATCCACTAAGTGAATACTCGCCTGAACAAACGGAATATATTTATAAAGCGCCAGAAAATGATGAGAGTTTATATCAGGACAATCAGCTCGTGAAGTCGATACTAAATGAGCTTCTCGAACTACAAATGGCTTTCACTTTGAGTTTGGTAGAGTTTTTGCAAGGTTTCCTCATTAGTTTGAGAGTAAAGGTACTAAACAATGAGATTGAAGGGCTGTCAACAGTCAAGCTCAACCGTCTATTCCCACCTACGATCGATGAAGTGACAAGAATAAATTGTATTTTCCTGGATTCTCTGAAGTCGGCTACACCCTACGGCGCATCAGAGGTGCTGAAAGCATGCAGTGTCACCATTCCATATTTCTACAAGGCATATACAAGGCATGAGGCAGCTACCAAAAACTTTAGCAAAGACATAAAGCTATTTCTGCGAAGATTCCAAGACCTGATCCCTGAAAAGGATGTTTACACTGAAATGAAGATCGAAACTATCATAAAAGGTCCTCAAGAAAAACTACTGAAGATAAAACTCATCATTGACAGGTTGTATGAGGAGAAGGAATGGcctgaagaacttcaagagGAGGCACAGAGAAACTACAACAGTGTAGTGGAAGTAATAGATTCCTTTGGAAAATTGGAAGTACCTCTTAGCTCATATAACACCAGGGTCTTCACTCCATCTGGAAAAATACTAACAGAGCTCGCCAAAGGGTGGCCCGTCGAGCTCCAATATAAatggttgaagagaagaataGTTGGTATTTTCGATGTAGTAGATGCTAACGACTCATCAAAGAGGAAGTTATTAGTGATCTTCAGCGATTATGTTGTTTTCTTGGATATAGCTCGTGCCGAGCTTTACTATGCAGCCGATGGTAAGAATAGACCACAAATCTCTGACATACTAATGAATTCTCTAATAAACGAAGTTCCTCTTCCTCCCAAGATTCCCAAATTGACAGTCAATAGCTACTGTTTTATTGACGATGTGCTTGTTTCGTTAGTTGAGGGGAACTCCATACGAATCGATGCTCTGAGAGAAGGAGAATCATTTAGTACTACGTTCAGATTGGCTTCTAACTCAACCACTGCCTCCACCGTCGCAGAATTAGTTGTTAAGGCCAAGATACTCGAAAAGGAGACGGcatttcatcttttcagaGCTATGCAAGATAATATGACAATATACTCGACTGCGCATGAGCTAGAGGCTTAtcaaaatgaaaagattaaatCGAGATTCAGTGTCTTTTTAAACATGAAACCGTCCAAGGATATTCTGCATAAAAATAGGTTGCACTTAGCCATTTTCCTCAAGTTTGTGACAGTGGGTCAGAATGAACAGATCCAATTGGAAGCTCTAACGAGTGATGAAAGAACCCGAAAGGCAACCTTTCCACCAGAAGAACTTGTACCTGCCCTCATTGAGCAGTTGTCAATCGAGATTCCGGTATGCTACTCATCGATTTATTCCCCGCTCTACTCGATACTAATCGAGATAAACGATTTGCTTGTAAAGAAGATAGGCCACCATTTCAATCCCCCAATCgaagaaaaagatttaGCAAATAGTGACCAAGCCAGCTCATTCATTCGAGAGcatgagaagaaaaaatcttttggaacaatAACAACTTACCGCAGTCATGTCAGCgacttcaaagatgctACGAACGAACAGACAAATTCTGGCGAAAGCCATTCTACGCATAAGATCCCAGCGCGCACGACTGATAAAACTACCAAAGCAGCCGCTAATCATCAAAAGTTGCATAGCTCCAGGAAGATAGATAATgctaagaagagaagaagcatTGTGGGCCTCGTCAAAGGCATTTTTAGCGGCAAACGCTCAAAGGACGATGTGATAAAGAATAAGTCAAAGTCAACAACAAAACAATCACCTAAAATGCGCTCAAAGAATATGAGAGCAGATGCGCTTGTAATAAGTAAGCCCACCATTTCCAAACCAAATCCTCCAAAAAATGAAACCGAGATATATGAAAAGAGCCAACGGATCTCATCAGTCATTAGGAAAACTGAATTTTCACCTGTCGAGGATCCGTTGATCAATGCGATCGAGGAACCAAAAATAGGTTCCGGTGCTACAACCAAACCCGCCTTGCAAAATGAAGCTGTCTCACAGAACCCTCTAGACGTTGACATATCCATCCATTCTTCCACAATAGAACCAAACTTAGTCGAAAGAGTCGagagagaagaagcatCATCGAACCACTCGACAATAAGGATCGCGGAGTCTGCGAAGCAGTTCTACAGGCAAGCTGGGCGTCAAAgtcaacttttcaatgacgATTTGTTTGGGGAGTTGGGAAGTGAGCCAGCCACTGAAGCCAATCAAAAACAGGTAGATAGTGCAAAGATCGAATCAAAACCCAAGAGAAAGGAAATGATTACACGCCAGGACTCCTCAACTCTTGATAGCCACACGGAGGGAAGTGGAGGTAGCGATTTCGATGAAGCGCCTCATACTAAGAACActgatgaaggtgaaatgAGTACTGCACATTGTTTCGACACTGAAACGGGCCGCGATTCAAGCGCAAAGACTCAGCAGGAAGTGGAAAAGCTTGTCCAGGACGACATAGTTAACCAAAAGAAGATACAGATATTTCCGTCAATTTCACCGCCAAAGCTTTCGAGAATCAACATTCAGCGGTCGAGCTCTTTTATCGAATTGTTTGAGGGTATGAGGTTAATTTTGGATGAGTCAGATGCTCAGTACAACTGGAAATCATTATCAAATGACGGTTTCTTACgtgaagttcaagaaagtgaCGAACCAGCCACCATTCCACATGTATTCAGACCTATCGCCATAGCGAACACTAAGCTGATCCCAGACGAAACTGAAAATTTATTAAATGGTAAACCTTCATTATCTCTGAATCAATGCGAAGACATGTTTGAGAATCAGGAATCTCAGGAAATAAGCTCACCTGCTTTGAAGACGAATAATGTCTCACCTGATGCTTCTAAGGCAGTGATTAAAGAAAGCAGCGTCGATAGCAGGTCTAGCGATCCTTCAAAAGTAAAAAGCCCACGTAAAAACGGCTTCAAAGTTGTTAAATCATCGCCAACTCGAATCATTAAAAAGCCATTCCAGCAAATCAATATAGAGGTTCCAGACCAAAATATGACAtacaacttttcaatctccTCAGATTTAAACCAGGGAGCGGATAAGCGTTGGTTTGAACTAAAGCTGCCCTCACAAGAAGACTTGAACTCCGAGATTTTCCATACACCGCATGAGGAACCGTCCTCTGAGTTCCCCGAGGAGCAGCACAACTCAGAAACACCAAGTCCCTTCGAGTCGGACCCCAATGTCATTGAGACCTCACAGGATACCATCACCACTGACAAGCCGCTGCAAAAGGGTCAAGACGCTCTATTGGAGGACCTCGAATTTAGTTCATTTCATATGACCTTTGATACCGCAGAGGGCAATTCAGAACAATCTCCTGATACATCTTCTTCCGATGCAGCTGGTGCCACTTCATCCCCCAAAGCTAATTCACTGGTCcaaaacaacaaaaaagacggtcctcttctttatcGACTACCGATGACCTTTTCCACAAAATTGTCACAGTCAGAAAGGGCCCCAACCGGAGATGTAGGTGAGGACGATGATCCTATCTGGGTTTCACCTAGCAAGCTAGACTTCTACGATTTGAGTAATACAGCCGATTCAGGAGCAACTAAttatgatttgaaggtctCTGCAAGAAGAGATGAGCGCAAAGAGCCCTCGATTGGCGATGAAAATATGGGGACAAATAGATATTCGCTAAGAGAGTTGTCTTATGCATACCTGGCGTCGCTAGTGAGTCCCACCGAAACAAGCTTCGAGGTGGATGATAAACCTCAACGTTTACAATTTCAGTGAAAGAGACACTTATGAGGATAAAATATGTAACAATTTAGTTAATAATGTCATGATATAGAATTGCGGTTAAAGTGCAGTTGAAACTATTTGCCAAACGTAACTGCCTTAGGATCCATTGGCCTTCCATCAGGAGCGATTCCATTTTGACCAAACTTTCTTTCCATATAAAGCAGCCGTGCCTTGTCGAAATCAAGATTGTCCTGCTCCATAATCTGCCttatctcttctttggagatgTCATCCAAACCTGCTCTTgtgtcatcatcattctgtgagatgagatcaaagttCCTAGAGCTGAAGCCCGATTCTAGATCCTCACCAAAGGAGTCATTAAGGCTAATTGCATTACCTGTACTCCTCCTCATCCGAATATAGAACTCTTTTAACTTGTAGCCTTCACATACATCAAATTGTGCAGTTAGTAATTAGAAACCCTTTTCGAGATCCGGTCATGAACAATCCCTTTCAAACATactgattcttcttcttctccaataGACGAATAGCAGAGATATACAGATCACGACCAACCAAAACCCAATCTTGAAATGGAATAGCCCCCACATTATTATACTCTGGCAGACAAGATTGGTCGATATTCAACAAGAGGTAACTTTATGGAGCGCACTGCGCCATCCATTAATA
This DNA window, taken from Torulaspora delbrueckii CBS 1146 chromosome 2, complete genome, encodes the following:
- the DCC1 gene encoding Dcc1p (similar to Saccharomyces cerevisiae DCC1 (YCL016C); ancestral locus Anc_1.405) encodes the protein MSKNLYSKVACDSSYKLVQLTPDLLEALQRHPSESQLEFKALDDEKSDVVICSRDKTWLIKQKNHSNTVMLMREFIPEAQLYVDDGSLFGMPRPTGDLLGFCRTTYEYETRLTPGRVNLDLIPVYGGELEFPADESKIKCRTLKDLLDNSPSSEMESRLRWNYLGGCEINGFPCILSREFMTNALHVTLMSVLAESLDFERLHPREAYEAVGKDMEKGRNPYVQEVVETVLAKFGARNDDQTYKLNKSQVAGWYGLRALQKFASSHSLPLEEFLIKWKSTFPPFAPFDIDIQMLKGWYFQPVKGNIQYVSKDTLPMETKDRFKMLFKLQSQWDLDAFEPFVEELNTKGLKIDTFIMKYARKRRVGKKVVVSSRSS
- the BUD3 gene encoding Bud3p (similar to Saccharomyces cerevisiae BUD3 (YCL014W); ancestral locus Anc_1.406); the protein is MTEVDLSSLCSATPKDAVKLHGESMKVRLFENLLERHIKNRQWLKDRTGEEWVEKVFKEAAFYEGVDELIWGQFFICVYKDPQSTKLSALIIDKFGLSHFNPVDISPKSQFYPAIENLDPKERKSNVRKCIAVSLLQKYAQLPDGCIHRIQPNGLKFDYDPTHAGDLASACKLVDFCTPENAGKSIKSLGILGRRHVQSSLLDVVYESNSNNSEENNRMVFNLGEQLEQLFDPLSEYSPEQTEYIYKAPENDESLYQDNQLVKSILNELLELQMAFTLSLVEFLQGFLISLRVKVLNNEIEGLSTVKLNRLFPPTIDEVTRINCIFLDSLKSATPYGASEVLKACSVTIPYFYKAYTRHEAATKNFSKDIKLFLRRFQDLIPEKDVYTEMKIETIIKGPQEKLLKIKLIIDRLYEEKEWPEELQEEAQRNYNSVVEVIDSFGKLEVPLSSYNTRVFTPSGKILTELAKGWPVELQYKWLKRRIVGIFDVVDANDSSKRKLLVIFSDYVVFLDIARAELYYAADGKNRPQISDILMNSLINEVPLPPKIPKLTVNSYCFIDDVLVSLVEGNSIRIDALREGESFSTTFRLASNSTTASTVAELVVKAKILEKETAFHLFRAMQDNMTIYSTAHELEAYQNEKIKSRFSVFLNMKPSKDILHKNRLHLAIFLKFVTVGQNEQIQLEALTSDERTRKATFPPEELVPALIEQLSIEIPVCYSSIYSPLYSILIEINDLLVKKIGHHFNPPIEEKDLANSDQASSFIREHEKKKSFGTITTYRSHVSDFKDATNEQTNSGESHSTHKIPARTTDKTTKAAANHQKLHSSRKIDNAKKRRSIVGLVKGIFSGKRSKDDVIKNKSKSTTKQSPKMRSKNMRADALVISKPTISKPNPPKNETEIYEKSQRISSVIRKTEFSPVEDPLINAIEEPKIGSGATTKPALQNEAVSQNPLDVDISIHSSTIEPNLVERVEREEASSNHSTIRIAESAKQFYRQAGRQSQLFNDDLFGELGSEPATEANQKQVDSAKIESKPKRKEMITRQDSSTLDSHTEGSGGSDFDEAPHTKNTDEGEMSTAHCFDTETGRDSSAKTQQEVEKLVQDDIVNQKKIQIFPSISPPKLSRINIQRSSSFIELFEGMRLILDESDAQYNWKSLSNDGFLREVQESDEPATIPHVFRPIAIANTKLIPDETENLLNGKPSLSLNQCEDMFENQESQEISSPALKTNNVSPDASKAVIKESSVDSRSSDPSKVKSPRKNGFKVVKSSPTRIIKKPFQQINIEVPDQNMTYNFSISSDLNQGADKRWFELKLPSQEDLNSEIFHTPHEEPSSEFPEEQHNSETPSPFESDPNVIETSQDTITTDKPLQKGQDALLEDLEFSSFHMTFDTAEGNSEQSPDTSSSDAAGATSSPKANSLVQNNKKDGPLLYRLPMTFSTKLSQSERAPTGDVGEDDDPIWVSPSKLDFYDLSNTADSGATNYDLKVSARRDERKEPSIGDENMGTNRYSLRELSYAYLASLVSPTETSFEVDDKPQRLQFQ
- the PET8 gene encoding Pet8p (similar to Saccharomyces cerevisiae PET8 (YNL003C); ancestral locus Anc_1.404), with translation MDSGGFFVSLLSGAAAGTSTDLVFFPIDTLKTRLQAKGGFFANGGYRGVYRGLGSAVVASAPGASLFFVSYDYMKSTLKPKFQRLLPSASDQFIDTTVQMCSSTIGEISACMVRVPSEVIKQRTQTHASHSSWQTLKVILRNENGEGIRKNLYRGWSTTIMREIPFTCIQFPLYEFLKKKWAQFDGVEKVAPWSGAVCGSIAGGIAAAATTPLDVLKTRLMLSDRSVPVWQLAKDIYKEEGFKVFLNGIGPRTMWISAGGAIFLGMYETVHALLTFRGDKPL
- the TDEL0B06050 gene encoding uncharacterized protein (similar to Saccharomyces cerevisiae YCL012C; ancestral locus Anc_1.407), giving the protein MWGLFHFKIGFWLVVICISLLFVYWRRRRISNAISLNDSFGEDLESGFSSRNFDLISQNDDDTRAGLDDISKEEIRQIMEQDNLDFDKARLLYMERKFGQNGIAPDGRPMDPKAVTFGK